One segment of Labrus mixtus chromosome 10, fLabMix1.1, whole genome shotgun sequence DNA contains the following:
- the reep2 gene encoding receptor expression-enhancing protein 2 → MVSWMISRIVVLAFGTLYPAYSSYKAVKTKNVKEYVKWMMYWIVFALFTTAETATDLLLSWFPFYFELKIAFVIWLLSPYTKGSSVLYRKFVHPTLSNKEKEIDEYIAQAKDRSYETMMRFGKRGLNLAANAAVTAATKGQGVLSDKLRSFSMQDLTLINADDDLALHRSESRTRRDTMDEMSSGASTLPRAKSTAARQTRSLAHADDASSQHSSDQSDTRTEHSDEDVGEKPPKRSTTVKATKKPAAAKTETQTKTVKKTTAKKKTTTTNAETPP, encoded by the exons ATGGTATCCTGGATGATTTCGAGGATAGTAGT CCTTGCCTTTGGGACACTGTATCCAGCCTACTCCTCATACAAGGCTGTCAAAACGAAGAATGTGAAGGAATAT gtgaaGTGGATGATGTATTGGATAGTGTTCGCGTTGTTCACTACAGCAGAGACGGCCACAGACCTGCTCCTTTCGTG GTTTCCATTTTACTTTGAGCTAAAGATTGCCTTTGTGATCTGGCTCCTGTCTCCATACACTAAGGGCTCCAGTGTCCTCTACCGCAAGTTTGTTCACCCAACCCTGTCCAACAAAGAGAAG GAAATAGATGAGTACATCGCTCAGGCCAAAGATAGGAGTTATGAGACCATGATGAGGTTTGGAAAGAGGGGTCTCAACCTAGCTGCTAACGCTGCTGTCACTGCAGCCACCAAG GGGCAAGGTGTACTGTCAGACAAGCTGCGGAGTTTCAGCATGCAGGACCTGACGCTCATCAACGCTGACGATGACCTGGCTCTGCACAGGTCAGAGTCCCGCACGAGACGGGACACCATGGATGAGATGAGCTCAGGGGCCAGCACGCTGCCCCGAGCCAAGAGCACCGCTGCACGGCAAA CTCGCTCATTGGCGCATGCTGACGATGCGTCGTCCCAACACAGCTCTGACCAATCAGACACAAGGACTGAACACTCTGATGAAGATGTAGGAGAAAAACCTCCCAAACGCAGCACCACCGTCAAAGCAACCAAGAAACCTGCAGCTGCAAAGACAGAG ACTCAGACCAAGACAGTGAAGAAGACAAcggcaaagaaaaaaactacaactacTAATGCGGAGACGCCACCATGA
- the LOC132981513 gene encoding uncharacterized protein LOC132981513 isoform X1, translated as MYLYYLYMTSSVSPCGGGLQQRTIRCKSKKSGQTQDNHITEEIEEMDSTYSTERQPVPLRREEDQQRERHRHPTKKKIVESIKKPLQKFMINLSSKLGLGIRLFSTEQQLLEYTFGKKRDPNEKCDLFNQLISRVDMNQSFERMPTDKPFYTDFIAEIRKNTVDEKQFAFAYIIMKNGEYKFSEKFVPQKKGKRMLHSEELLIEDLKTFLLKNGTNVRMIFIYTYNSPCLKREDNSTSCMILLLNTASQWCAEYGIITYVGFTKFWRFICLMYFLKVKTTDMSSYSSIVHLYKDKHIDERFRLDSSKFTTSCNELQLFQKISTVEPQHRGRLKSDIKSASDKIKEMASSSSRTYDEHLLYRTEQIENLKSTLLIYVQQDVVSMISEILNNSWKEMVENSRDREMNGKINGDFNIAAVKHFQDRVLKPVLGSKSPMRLYHIPKEELEG; from the exons cCGGACAGACGCAGGACAATCATATTACAGAAGAAATTGAAGAGATGGATTCAACATATTCCACAGAACGACAGCCAGTGCCATTGCGAAG GGAGGAGGACCAGCAGAGAGAGCGTCACCGTCATCCCACGAAGAAGAAAATTGTTGAGAGCATCAAAAAGCCTCTTCAGAAGTTTATGATTAACCTGTCCTCTAAGTTAGGGTTAGGGATAAGACTGTTTTCTACCGAACAACAACTGCTAGAATACACATTTGGAAAAAAGAGGGATCCCAATGAAAAATGTGACCTTTTTAATCAGTTGATAAGTAGAGTCGATATGAATCAGAGTTTTGAAAGAATGCCTACGGATAAACCATTCTACACCGATTTTATAGCGGAGATAAGGAAGAACACCGTAGACGAAAAACAATTTGCATTCGCTTATATTATCATGAAAAATGGTGAATATAAGTTTTCTGAAAAATTTGTGccacaaaaaaaaggtaaacgTATGTTACATAGTGAGGAGTTATTAATAGAAGATTTGAAGACATTTCTATTAAAAAATGGAACCAATGTACGAATGATTTTCATATATACCTACAACAGTCCTTGTTTAAAAAGAGAGGACAATAGCACCTCCTGCATGATTCTACTGTTAAATACTGCTAGTCAGTGGTGTGCTGAATATGGAATCATTACATATGTGGGATTCACCAAGTTTTGGAGATTCATATGTCTAATGTATTttctaaaagtaaaaacaaccgATATGTCAAGTTACAGCAGCATCGTCCATCTGTATAAGGACAAACATATTGACGAACGTTTCAGATTGGACAGTAGCAAGTTCACCACAAGTTGTAATGAACTTCAACTTTTTCAGAAAATCTCTACTGTTGAACCCCAACATAGAGGACGTCTCAAAAGTGATATTAAATCTGCCAGTGACAAAATAAAGGAAATGGCCAGTTCATCCAGTCGGACGTATGATGAACATTTACTATATAGAACAGAACAGATTGAGAATTTAAAATCCACACTCCTAATATATGTACAACAGGATGTAGTCTCCATGATATCTGAAATTTTGAACAATAGCTGGAAAGAAATGGTTGAAAATAGTCGAGACAGAGAAATGAATGGGAAAATAAATGGAGATTTTAACATCGCAGCAGTGAAACACTTTCAGGACCGTGTGCTGAAACCTGTTTTGGGAAGCAAGAGTCCAATGAGGCTTTATCACATCCCTAAGGAAGAACTAGAGGGATAA
- the LOC132981513 gene encoding uncharacterized protein LOC132981513 isoform X2: MDSTYSTERQPVPLRREEDQQRERHRHPTKKKIVESIKKPLQKFMINLSSKLGLGIRLFSTEQQLLEYTFGKKRDPNEKCDLFNQLISRVDMNQSFERMPTDKPFYTDFIAEIRKNTVDEKQFAFAYIIMKNGEYKFSEKFVPQKKGKRMLHSEELLIEDLKTFLLKNGTNVRMIFIYTYNSPCLKREDNSTSCMILLLNTASQWCAEYGIITYVGFTKFWRFICLMYFLKVKTTDMSSYSSIVHLYKDKHIDERFRLDSSKFTTSCNELQLFQKISTVEPQHRGRLKSDIKSASDKIKEMASSSSRTYDEHLLYRTEQIENLKSTLLIYVQQDVVSMISEILNNSWKEMVENSRDREMNGKINGDFNIAAVKHFQDRVLKPVLGSKSPMRLYHIPKEELEG, from the exons ATGGATTCAACATATTCCACAGAACGACAGCCAGTGCCATTGCGAAG GGAGGAGGACCAGCAGAGAGAGCGTCACCGTCATCCCACGAAGAAGAAAATTGTTGAGAGCATCAAAAAGCCTCTTCAGAAGTTTATGATTAACCTGTCCTCTAAGTTAGGGTTAGGGATAAGACTGTTTTCTACCGAACAACAACTGCTAGAATACACATTTGGAAAAAAGAGGGATCCCAATGAAAAATGTGACCTTTTTAATCAGTTGATAAGTAGAGTCGATATGAATCAGAGTTTTGAAAGAATGCCTACGGATAAACCATTCTACACCGATTTTATAGCGGAGATAAGGAAGAACACCGTAGACGAAAAACAATTTGCATTCGCTTATATTATCATGAAAAATGGTGAATATAAGTTTTCTGAAAAATTTGTGccacaaaaaaaaggtaaacgTATGTTACATAGTGAGGAGTTATTAATAGAAGATTTGAAGACATTTCTATTAAAAAATGGAACCAATGTACGAATGATTTTCATATATACCTACAACAGTCCTTGTTTAAAAAGAGAGGACAATAGCACCTCCTGCATGATTCTACTGTTAAATACTGCTAGTCAGTGGTGTGCTGAATATGGAATCATTACATATGTGGGATTCACCAAGTTTTGGAGATTCATATGTCTAATGTATTttctaaaagtaaaaacaaccgATATGTCAAGTTACAGCAGCATCGTCCATCTGTATAAGGACAAACATATTGACGAACGTTTCAGATTGGACAGTAGCAAGTTCACCACAAGTTGTAATGAACTTCAACTTTTTCAGAAAATCTCTACTGTTGAACCCCAACATAGAGGACGTCTCAAAAGTGATATTAAATCTGCCAGTGACAAAATAAAGGAAATGGCCAGTTCATCCAGTCGGACGTATGATGAACATTTACTATATAGAACAGAACAGATTGAGAATTTAAAATCCACACTCCTAATATATGTACAACAGGATGTAGTCTCCATGATATCTGAAATTTTGAACAATAGCTGGAAAGAAATGGTTGAAAATAGTCGAGACAGAGAAATGAATGGGAAAATAAATGGAGATTTTAACATCGCAGCAGTGAAACACTTTCAGGACCGTGTGCTGAAACCTGTTTTGGGAAGCAAGAGTCCAATGAGGCTTTATCACATCCCTAAGGAAGAACTAGAGGGATAA